The Hyperolius riggenbachi isolate aHypRig1 chromosome 3, aHypRig1.pri, whole genome shotgun sequence genome window below encodes:
- the LOC137561055 gene encoding basic proline-rich protein-like: MSPADQRAQPGMSPGDQRAQPGMSPGDQRPRPGMSPGDQRPWPSMSPGDQRPRPGMSPGDQRPRPSIAPGDQRARPGMSPADQRAQPGMSPGDQRAQPGMSPGDQRPRPGMSPGDQRAQPGMSPGDQRPRPGMSPGDQRARPGIAPGDQRPRPSMSPGDQRPWPSIAPGDQRPQPSMSPGDQRPWPSRSPGDQRPWPSMSPGDQRPRPGMSPGDQRPRPSIAPGDQRARPGMSPADQRAQPGMSPGDQRAQPGMSPGDQRPRPGMSPGDQRAQPGMSPGDQRPQPGMSPGDQRARPGMSPGDQRAQPGMSPGDQRPRPGMSPSDQRPCQQ; the protein is encoded by the coding sequence ATGTCACCTGCTGATCAGAGAGCTCAGCCTGGCATGTCACCTGGTGATCAGAGAGCTCAGCCCGGCATGTCACCTGGTGATCAGAGACCTCGGCCCGGCATGTCACCTGGTGATCAGAGACCTTGGCCCAGCATGTCACCTGGTGATCAGAGACCTCGCCCCGGCATGTCACCTGGTGATCAAAGACCTCGGCCCAGCATAGCACCTGGTGATCAGAGAGCTCGGCCCGGCATGTCACCTGCTGATCAGAGAGCTCAGCCTGGCATGTCACCTGGCGATCAGAGAGCTCAGCCTGGCATGTCACCTGGCGATCAGAGACCTCGGCCCGGCATGTCACCTGGTGATCAGAGAGCTCAGCCTGGCATGTCACCTGGTGATCAGAGACCTCGGCCCGGCATGTCACCTGGTGATCAGAGAGCTCGGCCCGGCATAGCACCTGGTGATCAGAGACCTCGGCCCAGCATGTCACCTGGTGATCAGAGACCTTGGCCCAGCATAGCACCTGGTGATCAGAGACCTCAGCCCAGCATGTCACCTGGTGATCAGAGACCTTGGCCCAGCAGGTCACCTGGTGATCAGAGACCTTGGCCCAGCATGTCACCTGGTGATCAGAGACCTCGCCCCGGCATGTCACCTGGTGATCAAAGACCTCGGCCCAGCATAGCACCTGGTGATCAGAGAGCTCGGCCCGGCATGTCACCTGCTGATCAGAGAGCTCAGCCTGGCATGTCACCTGGCGATCAGAGAGCTCAGCCTGGCATGTCACCTGGCGATCAGAGACCTCGGCCCGGCATGTCACCTGGTGATCAGAGAGCTCAGCCTGGCATGTCACCTGGTGATCAGAGACCTCAGCCCGGCATGTCACCTGGTGATCAGAGAGCTCGGCCCGGCATGTCACCTGGTGATCAGAGAGCTCAGCCTGGCATGTCACCTGGTGATCAGAGACCTCGGCCCGGCATGTCACCTAGTGATCAGAGaccttgccagcagtga